Proteins encoded by one window of Lathyrus oleraceus cultivar Zhongwan6 chromosome 1, CAAS_Psat_ZW6_1.0, whole genome shotgun sequence:
- the LOC127114407 gene encoding secreted RxLR effector protein 161-like: MWSCNAVKNPIVPGTVLSREGSSKDVDAMLYKQLVGCLMYLTVTRPDLMFVVCLISRYMAEPKEEHMMIAKRVLRYLKGTLELGIFYKRSTDANLLGYTDSDYARDVDDRKSTSGYVFLLSGATIYWSSRKQGIVTLSSTEAEYVAATTCACHCVWLKGILKELSVKDCNCIHIMCDNSSAIKLSKNPVMHRRTKHIDVRYHYLRNLSSEGTVKLAFCGTDDQVADIMTKPIKLDQFVKLRGLLGVRRPEE, translated from the coding sequence ATGTGGAGTTGTAATGCTGTCAAGAATCCAATAGTTCCTGGTACTGTTTTGTCAAGGGAAGGCAGCAGCAAAGATGTTGATGCAATGTTGTACAAACAACTAGTAGGGTGCTTAATGTATCTAACGGTAACGCGTCCGGATTTGATGTTTGTGGTATGCTTAATCTCTCGTTATATGGCTGAACCTAAAGAAGAACACATGATGATTGCTAAAAGGGTACTAAGGTACTTGAAAGGAACACTGGAGCTGGGAATTTTTTACAAGAGAAGCACGGATGCGAATCTGTTGGGATACACAGACAGCGACTATGCACGAGATGTGGACGATAGAAAAAGTACTTCGGGCTATGTCTTTCTACTAAGTGGTGCAACAATTTATTGGAGTTCAAGAAAACAAGGGATTGTGACTCTCTCATCTACAGAGGCTGAGTATGTAGCTGCCACTACCTGTGCATGTCATTGCGTCTGGCTGAAAGGAATTTTGAAAGAGTTAAGCGTCAAAGACTGTAATTGCATTCACATAATGTGTGATAACAGTTCAGCAATTAAACTATCCAAGAATCCCGTTATGCATCGAAGGACAAAACACATTGATGTTAGATATCATTATCTACGCAATTTATCAAGTGAAGGAACTGTGAAGTTAGCATTTTGTGGAACTGATGATCAAGTGGCAGACATAATGACTAAACCTATTAAGTTGGATCAGTTTGTGAAACTTAGAGGTTTGCTTGGTGTTCGACGACCTGAGGAGTAA